Proteins from a genomic interval of Rattus norvegicus strain BN/NHsdMcwi chromosome 2, GRCr8, whole genome shotgun sequence:
- the Spmip2 gene encoding protein SPMIP2 isoform X1, producing the protein MDRLTHRYQNPCEMEHGPWGSSWFLVTNATPSGRKIDSDKDLGLQPGLRVQNRPLISLLPPAAAQPEDVNISSGGSADHGQGLQLLTCPPDINTDSGGSRTTDPDIVHSSSTGHDYVSSGDSTDYSDWYNPQRQSRPFSSVWLPTAARPRDIGMISGHPRGLQLLTCADINTDSDYGRNTDPDVALSSSLIPDINMASRGYRGYSDWYGPQRQHRTFTSIWPPAARPKDINMAPGYNIDHGHVHGLQLLTGSTDINTDSGGSRTTDLDVAPSSSMVPEINMVSGGRGYSDWYGPQKQRSPQTWLQVAPQAADICMTPGSNTYLTTDINKDPRCSTMQYHADGTMNSSMASDGSPNHSHTAQGYQPGFRLKHRLRRSAWS; encoded by the exons ATGGACAGATTAACCCACCGCTATCAAAACCCTTG TGAGATGGAGCATGGACCATGGGGTTCCTCATGGTTTCTGGTGACGAACGCAACCCCCAGCGGCAGGAAGATCGACTCAGACAAGGACCTCGGACTTCAACCAGGCCTCAGGGTGCAGAACAGGCCACTCATATCATTATTACCCCCAGCTGCAGCACAACCCGAGGATGTCAACATATCTTCAGGTGGCAGCGCAGATCATGGACAAGGCCTGCAGTTGTTAACATGCCCCCCAGACATCAACACAGACTCTGGGGGTAGTAgaaccacagacccagacataGTCCACAGTAGCAGCACAGGCCATGATTATGTGTCTTCAGGGGACAGCACAGACTACTCAGATTGGTACAACCCCCAGAGGCAGTCTAGGCCATTCTCATCAGTATGGCTCCCAACTGCAGCACGACCCAGGGACATCGGCATGATTTCAGGACACCCACGTGGCCTTCAGTTGTTAACATGCGCAGACATCAACACAGACTCTGACTATGGTAGGAACACAGACCCAGACGTGGCCCTTAGTAGCAGCCTAATCCCAGATATAAACATGGCATCACGTGGCTACAGAGGCTACTCAGATTGGTACGGTCCCCAGAGGCAGCACAGGACATTCACATCAATATGGCCCCCAGCTGCACGACCCAAAGACATCAACATGGCTCCAGGTTACAACATAGATCATGGACATGTGCATGGCCTGCAGTTGTTAACAGGCtccacagacatcaacacagactCTGGGGGTAGTAGGACCACAGACCTAGATGTGGCCCCCAGTAGCAGCATGGTCCCAGAAATCAACATGGTTTCAGGTGGCAGAGGCTACTCAGATTGGTATGGCCCCCAGAAGCAGCGCAGCCCACAGACATGGCTTCAGGTGGCACCACAGGCAGCAGACATCTGCATGACACCAGGTAGTAACACATACCTAACCACAGACATCAACAAAGACCCCAGATGCAGTACTATGCAGTACCATGCAGATGGGACCATGAATAGCTCCATGGCTTCAGATGGCAGCCCAAACCACTCACATACAGCCCAGGGATATCAACCCGGCTTCAGGCTGAAGCATAGATTGAGGAGATCTGCATGGAGTTAG